A stretch of Garra rufa chromosome 11, GarRuf1.0, whole genome shotgun sequence DNA encodes these proteins:
- the cbln1 gene encoding cerebellin-1, producing MMLTLVLGAVWFVCHAYAQNETEPIVLEGKCLVVCDSNPTSDPTGTALGISVRSGSAKVAFSVVRNTNHEPSEMSNRTMVIYFDQVLVNVGRSFDEERSNFFAPRKGIYSFNFHVVKVYNRQTIQVSLMHNGWPVISAFAGDQDVTREAASNGVLIQMEKGDRAYLKLERGNLMGGWKYSTFSGFLVFPL from the exons ATGATGTTGACGTTGGTGCTAGGCGCAGTGTGGTTCGTGTGCCATGCATACGCACAGAACGAGACGGAACCCATCGTACTGGAGGGGAAATGCTTGGTCGTGTGCGACTCAAATCCCACCTCGGATCCCACTGGGACGGCTCTTGGGATATCGGTGCGCTCGGGAAGCGCCAAAGTGGCTTTTTCCGTGGTGAGGAACACGAACCACGAGCCGTCGGAGATGAGCAATCGAACAATGGTGATCTACTTCGATCAG gTACTTGTGAACGTTGGTAGAAGTTTCGATGAGGAAAGGAGCAATTTCTTCGCCCCGCGTAAAGGGATATACAGTTTTAATTTCCACGTAGTGAAAGTGTATAATCGTCAAACGATCCAG GTGAGCCTGATGCACAACGGCTGGCCGGTGATCTCCGCCTTCGCCGGGGATCAAGACGTCACACGCGAAGCGGCCAGTAACGGCGTTCTGATTCAAATGGAGAAAGGTGACCGCGCCTACCTCAAGCTGGAGCGAGGCAACCTGATGGGCGGCTGGAAATACTCCACCTTCTCCGGCTTCCTGGTCTTCCCTCTGTAG